The DNA segment TGTTCAACCGAAAATacgtattccgcttgaaacagtcatgtcatgttcaagcgaaatcaacacatCGATATATAGCCATGTtgttgtgtcatttggagcggaattaggtcATATGttctgagtcgaggtgctgtccgtttgtcatttgaaCGTGTAAAAGCTCACGATTGATCAATAAAGAGATAATTAGGAAGGAACAAGCTGTGTTGACATCGTTTACATTGATTCTGCCTTTGtacttgatgatgaactactcatactgactatttagggtcacacgacaatccaacaagtggtatcaaagctcaggacgaggagttcataccaattcagcttgatttcatatCTTTTACATCTTCTTTACGGAATTGAACAAAATGACGTATCACGTAAAAcatagttttaacaaaccctagaaagaattaGACCAAAATTCGGACTAAATCTGATAAAAATGGTCTAAaacctaattccgcttgaacgatccatcttattccgcttgaaactgtctgtgtaatttcaaacgaaatctcttattccgcttgaaactacCTTGTATTTTCAAATGGAATCACATATTAAGACTAATTCCGCTTGAGACTGCATActgatttcaaacgaaatcagattccgcttgagtgTTCAGGCGAAATCAgctatttcgctccaaagttgattccgcttgaaaccaaTCTCTTATTTTGATTGAAGTGATCTCTCttgaagtgatttcgcttgaagaaataagtgagatttcgcttgaaattgttgtttttaaaatccaaaagtttttctaagtgtttgttgattgtgTAAAACGTGGTCAAAATGTTTGATAAACAGGAAAACGATAAGCTTGAAAGATTGAATGATTGGTATGATTGGTTTTGGTTTAACAAGAGAGAAAAAGGGAATAAGCATGTTTAGGTTAATAGACTTGAAAATTTTTTGTGCAAGAAACATGAACCGTTGGATGAGTTGGTAACACGGTATGATCAATTACTTGAAAATTTAAAAAGGAATGAGATAAGAATATCAGATGCTGAACAGATATCAAAATTTGCAGATGTATTACCAGCCGGTAATACATTTGAATGGAATGAATTCTTGATTAACCTGAAAAAGGATTTTAGATTCTCAAATTTGTGTTTAAGAGAATTCATCAGTAAGATTAAAACACACAATtatgaaaatgaaaagaaaaagaaggagtTGATAGATAAATAAAAAGGGATTTAGAAAAGATAAATTTGGATGTGATCATTGAAATGAGAAAAAGAATCTCTGTGTGTCTTGCTGCAAAAAATGTCATGAAATATGATATTAGGAGAGGTTGCTACATAGATGAACATGCAAaccctcttgattttgttaaaattttctatgcaggaacatacaagacagAGATAAAGGAAAttccaaagaatgaagaatctgtgaagattgGATCTTCGAATTCAGAATCAGTATGCTCAAAATGCGAAAAATCCAaagcagacaatgtcaaactcttgaaggatgtagagagtttgacattggaaaacaaaaatttaaaagaaaaagaaaaagattttgaaaagattaaaattgaaaataaagatgtttcttggataaaattagaaaataaagttttaaaagaaaaagaaacagattttcaaaatcaaatacaagttttagaaaatgaaaaatttgttTTCGAGGAAAATAAAATTACAAATGAAAAgacaataaattctcatcttgagaaaattactcaacttgaaaatgaagttgagtGTGCTAGAAATAAAATCAATGaattagaaaagaaattgaaaggctttGTGACTTCTTCATCATTACCAGATCTtgtatgtccaaaaccgatcaattctgttctaataagtgacaatgtcacattttgacaaagtcaaaattgaagattgtgatgacgaATCTGATGacgaaaaagaaaaagaagaaaaaagaaaaatccttttggaattaaaagaaaaatttaaaaacactactttacaatctactgaaataggtgaatgctcaaagcaaaaacctgttaagaagattgtagaacaaaaacaaagtattaaaaattcagaaaaagttcaaaataaaaataaaagctcatcagttcagtcatccaatcattatgaaaaatcaaaactcacaaaaagttggtaaccagtggtgcaggtttgaccacagttctcaaatgccaaatcaaggatacagGAAAGGGCATgattaccacaaggcaactcaatgctatgatctaagtgtgtggtatgaaaatggtgtatGATATGAAAATGAGGAAAGGTATGATAATAGAGTATGTTACACTTGTGCTGACCACAGttctcaaatgccaaatcaaggacACAGTGCTGTTAAGTGCCAAAGTCAAAGATTTGAAACGAGAAGGTGCTATGAATGCCAAATTAGAGGCCATATTGCAAGAAATTGCCCAATGAGATTAAAGGAAAGAttgagggctgaatctcagaaaatggtGAAGAACTCTGTTGGAATtaaagaaaagcccaaagaaaagaaacagaaaaaacAGAAAGTGAAATtatcacaggggcagaaagatcgtttgaggaagaagaaaaagaaagctaGAGAGTATTTGGAAAAGATTTTATCCTTGGATACAACTGGTAATCCGAgaaaaagttctgatgaattgcTTTCCTCAACTAAAAAggcaagcaaaacgaattcatcagatgcaaatatCAGGACAAAAGGGGtgataaagaaagaaaaattaactaatcaaaccaacgaaaaatcaaagaaagttaatttttcaGAAAAAGCCTTTATTAAAGTGTTTAAGTATAACAAAGATTGTGAAAAATCATGCACGTCACGAGTTGACAAATTTGGAAAGCTTAAACATTGTAGAGATTGGGTTCAAATAAAgaatggcgatgaatttgtttctgaAAAAACAAAAGAGCCATCTTCTGGCGATGATTTTGACTTGTCAAAGTCAAAAGAGCCACGTTTTGGCAATGATTCTGACTCGTCAAAGTTAGAGGAGCCACGatcaggcaatgaatctgactcgaAAAAGTCAGAAGAGCCACAAATTGAGGTAAAAAGTGGTGAAtctgaaatcataatgggaaaatagtttgttgtcagggggagttctgattgtttatgccaagtgaatggcgaattgaagcgatttgatatcagtttgtcactttccttgtacagtttgttttcaaattttcctagaaaatcaaaattgaaatatattttgattttagggggagaaaaaatttaaaaaattagaaaatttgaaaatgccaaaaacattgaaaaaacaaaatgagttttgttgtgattaagaggaaatgatagtaaatcagtggactatcacagcatgctaaagaaaagaaatgtcaaatgtgataaacggtctcactaaggatgtgacgataggctcagctagactagtaggtTTGTGATatcgatacaaacttaaatgaaaaagcctaattctagtgggaaacatgattgaaagcatagtacttagttttgtcttTTGTGATTGTGTACCTaatcagtaatcgctgaatgctaaaAGAGCATAAAAACCGGTCAGTTTGTGAAGGGATTCAACAGAAAAAGTTAATCAGAGTTCAACTAAAAGCAGTGGTTTTTcttcatttccaagtgtcaatccgaaagattcaactacaagttttcattctcaaagcacgaaaataggaaatggttatgtgatacagtgcaacatcgcgttgaatcttccagaggggcaaagtttttctgaagaggttgcaaaagatcatatggcattacttggttccgTGCTTCTATCGTATGAAGGATTAGTTGCAGgacggatcggaaatcctatgctcacaaaggaagattacgatcagatagacggcgaagaaatggagcttatggacatcaaatggtgtctagctagtgttcttagacgagctgaaaagtttaagctgattactgggagaaatgactttcttgatgcacatgtttctactttaggttttgataaatctaaagttacttgttttaattgcagggagaaaggccatttcaaacgggaatgcaagaatagagaggCAAATGATCcaaagaatccattcggaaaagacgattactaccggaaagccatttatcaacaggttggtcaacaacaacagcaatgtcacaccccgaccacgtggtacaacaaaacgtggcggaaacgtcggggagtgttgtaacagaatcattgtttcataacacatggaaatttaaatattgttttattgattaaatgaactcgttgttctattacaatcacataagtacaactatgatcttccaagttttaaagttgctaaggcacaagtccatcctaaatgtagcatgcatcaacaatcatctcaagacagcacctgaaacatgtgtaaaaataggtacgtcagcataaaaatgcctgtgagatacataggttttgtgaaaacggagttcatgacttatgtttgagaaaatgtttagtcatgaactttgtaaatttgctttgtcttgtaaatcatttgaaaaactataggatcagatgatatgtataaataagagaataatgtagggttaactgaataaccatgtaaaatgagtttgtataagttaagttgtttgaaaaacaatgttttaataaaacgtttatggtatatataaaatataccttggttttaagaaagttgaataagtaatatattaaaatatatttcagttccaatattgttaactcaagtgtgctaaataacgccacggtatgtaatgcaatgaaaacacttatatataagaagtaccagcggcgtatctaccatgttttcatcacattacactcgttccgttatctaaacactaaccaaaaccaaatcgtttgatagatagtatattaaatatactttagttgttcaaaataatagttttcagtagtatattacaagtataccttggatttataaataacacattaaaccatgttttagttttgtaactaacatatcactatatgctttggatgtgataaataacatattaaactatgtcttggtttgtaaataacatatcaaaatatgctttggatgattacaaaatatatgttggttctgtacaacaccacacatgagagtatatcaaactatactttttgggagtatatcaaaatataccttaaaggtgcgatttaagaattcattcagacctggtgcatcaaactacacctttgagactataaggataccacaaaggaaatccctatttggatggagaaacaaattggtttcagacattccatgacaacaggaatcgggtgtctagtcctatagcgctatatcatactaccaatcggtctggtgaacaaaataagtactgttccaacaattacttttgtatctttgagaaatcagtgtttaaaccatagatagtcattttgtttgtcaaaagataaatcctaacatgtataatcaattatactttgaaatcatgaaaataacagataggtacacatgcttcaccccaaaacagttgaaaacagtaaaagaggggttcaaggtactcacctgagattgctttgagttccttgtataacaaccagataatgctaaagatcacgggatatcaaacgacacctaataggtagctatgttaatataccagaccaaatcggaaggatcggacagtacgcgggttcgtaaaccaaacgagtatggagactcgtgtgatatggcttagcaaagcctacatactaaaatgaaacctaatctaagtgcttacggtccatcacgacccgtttaggtagcttatgctaccctaacgcgtcgttcgcgtagaacgcgttcgggacgcctaacattgcgaccacacggtataacctcggaaggttatagctatggtcacctaatgtgtttggtcgggtcctaatgaccgaccaaatgggtcgggttcgaaagtataagcgatggtttaaatcgcttaccttacgaccctacataagcactaaactaaaagtgacgagctaagcatgttagaacatgcttaactaagtttagaaacaggtttggcatcaaaacaaacggctttgatgcccacgagtagtttggttacaaaatacgcaagaatgcgcattttggccgaaactacgactcgtcactgggcctagttaacgtggtgatcagtaggtatagtcactacggactataaccatcgtgatcacgctcacgttatgaagttccatgaacttcgcatcgaccataagctggtcaatgcagaaagtcaacaaaacgttgactttcggactcgaaaagcgaataaaagagcgaaagaagacttacggagggtccccgagtgctaatcaagaccaaatagctcaggtatgaaacaatagtttcaacttagagctctaagatctgattttgtgaattttacactaaagggggggggtatttataggaaaagtggaaccgttaggatcgttttatcgaatatcgtgccttgatctcgtgcgtacatgtgtccaagtggataagttcagtgaacttgacccttggctcttcattgggtgaaaaggcatcgccccttgatcgaacgaaaggccagattctgcattaaatgcaaaaatctttctgtcagacatgttcacgcggcccgcctaaggatttggcaaatccttacgcgccccgcctaaggttcccagaccagaattttcaattttggtccctgcacttcagaaacacgtattttggcccatttttggcacgtttaagccccgttaacctcatttcaaggctctaagatgaagttaaagtgtaggggacttgaaatatgctcaaaaatattccggatgtcggttcgtttggccgtacgatcgcgatgttcgcttaattacgacggaatgcgcataagcgcgaaagatgatccaaatgacgcgacgaatggatttttctcatgccaaacactaaggcataatattataatgcttacataaatttttggatgtccggatgtattcagaacgtgagttatgcgcgaaagtgcaaacttgtgcactttttgacacttttagtccctgaatgatccaaaagtttgttttagcataccaaacacctcaaaacctatttctaagctatgtaaaggatatttatggtatgtttaacttatgggcatgttccggaatgtttgttacagttcaaattggcatactttcgcagtttgtcaagtttagtccctgtaagcgaattaacttgtttttgccataccaaagccttcgaaacttatttctaagttatgtaaaggttatttaaggtatgttaagtgtatgatggtcttccggagtatttttcgcactaaactgagtacgtttacgcactagtttgcgtataattccccagaaagtgttgtagagtttgaaattgaacaagaattgatatgtgcaaaacatacacatatttatacaaatcccaagtatgaaataaaatatttcattggtttggcatttgtttgatggttggagtgacacaggtgtcacagtctcccctactttaggaaatttcgtcccgaaatttaattctagaggaaacttgtgaagacagctgtgacggtttcgccttctaatagatcccttgaacccttaagtaaaactcgggaccatgttaggactcttagcgaatttgttaaccctcaaagtgaattccttgtaataataaaacatggaattttgaaCTACGGATAGAAGAAtgtttcttatgaagacttatcataggaaacttggtgtgtgattgagatcagaattgggggagtgtgagaataaatgacattggtcgaggtccgagacttctcccgtatcattattcttgtcactaggtcttaacacatgatgaaacttcctgtggttcctgtgcactgaattccataattatgtaggcctccataattacgtaattccttgcacagtccgcacagtccatttcataatccgtaggaaaattacttgaataaatatgaagcaatttgactagaccaccaaaggatccttttaattcgatcaacgaacgatcttttaactagatcaacacatgatcttcttaactagaccgtcgtacgatctctttaaatagaccgcttaagggatcatttttatatcatcacatgatatttctaatcagattttcaaaatcaatctgtttaagcagacctttcaagaggtccaattatagaataatactttataacccgagggacttaactatactgttgaaatccattaagggtttaagacagtatctttggatatcccattatgaatctctcgtatgaagatatgaaagattctatgaggatttggatggatcacatacaaccacaaaacatgtaagaaaatacataagcacaaatttagttaacttgattctttattttgttatccttaggtatggatattaaggcacactaggaatccaacctatggatttcatttggcactttaacgatttatgaagatctatctataaagatagagggattctcaataagtgtttgactttgtttcttaaaagaaacgagagtttaaggttcttggggagatcacaagtgatcataatatgacagaaccatacgagtagtttgtcgttgggctgacatcataaagttgcatcaagcattcacacaaacgcataaattttgcagaaataaaaacaacaaatctttatttatgtggcaacggatttgtcttgaagtgtcaaaagatagcaataaggaaatacaaaacactaattgttcactgctgcatcattgttcatgtttgcctcattgatgttgaacactcgtccacgcgctggaggtatgttaacaagccttgggcaattgttcctgtagtgggtaaggtcaccacagttataacatgaccctggggggaaccgtgcttgaacagcagcagggtttgcagcagcttgatttgcataacgacaaacattgatcaaatgtcccaaccgcccacagtgggtacatttgtgacactgctcttgctctagatgatgacggttgcatttgttgcacaacggtgcagtaccaacatagttttgtcttttacgaggttgtgttggctggtttggtgcaacttgtttgtcttgagcagttacagcgtagctttgagaggctttgcgctttttcttcttggacacctcagcactttcttcctttggttccacatgagcagtcttgtcagatggtcttaggtcgcccttccgaaacagcttgcgcttcctgatttgggattcagtcagagtggcagccaattcaatggcttgtctgacagtagtagggttgctgccagtaacgatgtcctgaactacgtcaggaagcccatcaatgtatttctcaatcgccttatccagaggcgtaaccatagtagggcataacaagctcaattcctcatagcgatcagtataggctcgatgttccccactgtcttgctttaaatcatcaaattccctttctagagccctaagctcatgacgaggacagaactccttcatcataagagccctaagctcggcccaagtctgtgctaatgcaacctctgcaccgcggtctctcataaccccgttccaccatgtaagagccctcttctgaaacacactcgaagaaaactcgaccttgcgattttcaggacactgaacgtgacggaaagtattctcaatgctctcgaaccattgaagaagcccagttgctccctcagaaccattgaacttgagcggtttagctgagttaaaaatcttgaaattgcatggagcattgttgttgttgttgatggcttgagttatttgagcataaagaattgggaaggcagcagccatttgttgcgcgatgatttccgccagttcggcattcgccatctgattgtcacgtcgaggaggcattctaaaagaggaaacatgagaggaaacgagtgagagaattagacgaaaagaatgagatgaaacaaatctgatgaaagcaaggatagtggccgtctgtctgttactacaaagcaacaaacgacctggtgattaatcaaagcaaataggtcaaaataatgtatcgcgaagacatgctcgcctataagtggacactcaccccaagagttcccaggtaagagtgactggtccgattatgtggatttgtacgaacactctagccttagacagaaaactcagggtacaggcacccacccttccagtttgcatgtgttcacaatatttagaccaactttgacgagagttttgaaaattcaaaggggttcaaaaccttataacagagggttcaaaacctagtaatcaatcatcctagaatagatgattagttttcaaagcggttttgaaatttatgttcttgttgcggtcgtcgcctaaggataggtgacggtgttgttttatgactaaacgcaagtaaactcgcgttagggtcctaggaaggttatagactaggtcaaagcattactaataacctaattccctataaccatgagctctgataccaacttttctgtcacaccccgaccacgtggtacaacaaaacgtggcggaaacgtcggggagtgttgtaacagaatcattgtttcataacacatggaaatttaaatattgttttattgattaaatgaactcgttgttctattacaatcacataagtacaactatgatcttccaagttttaaagttgctaaggcacaagtccatcctaaatgtagcatgcatcaacaatcatctcaagacagcacctgaaacatgtgtaaaaataggtacgtcagcataaaaatgcctgtgagatacataggttttgtgaaaacggagttcatgacttatgtttgagaaaatgtttagtcatgaactttgtaaatttgctttgtcttgtaaatcatttgaaaaactataggatcagatgatatgtataaataagagaataatgtagggttaactgaataaccatgtaaaatgagtttgtataagttaagttgtttgaaaaacaatgttttaataaaacgtttatggtatatataaaatataccttggttttaagaaagttgaataagtaatatattaaaatatatttcagttccaatattgttaactcaagtgtgctaaataacgccacggtatgtaatgcaatgaaaacacttatatataagaagtaccagcggcgtatctaccatgttttcatcacattacactcgttccgttatctaaacactaaccaaaaccaaatcgtttgatagatagtatattaaatatactttagttgttcaaaataatagttttcagtagtatattacaagtataccttggatttataaataacacattaaaccatgttttagttttgtaactaacatatcactatatgctttggatgtgataaataacatattaaactatgtcttggtttgtaaataacatatcaaaatatgctttggatgattacaaaatatatgttggttctgtacaacaccacacatgagagtatatcaaactatactttttgggagtatatcaaaatataccttaaaggtgcgatttaagaattcatt comes from the Helianthus annuus cultivar XRQ/B chromosome 4, HanXRQr2.0-SUNRISE, whole genome shotgun sequence genome and includes:
- the LOC110933501 gene encoding suppressor protein SRP40-like, with translation MPNQGHSAVKCQSQRFETRRCYECQIRGHIARNCPMRLKERLRAESQKMVKNSVGIKEKPKEKKQKKQKVKLSQGQKDRLRKKKKKAREYLEKILSLDTTGNPRKSSDELLSSTKKASKTNSSDANIRTKGYNKDCEKSCTSRVDKFGKLKHCRDWVQIKNGDEFVSEKTKEPSSGDDFDLSKSKEPRFGNDSDSSKLEEPRSGNESDSKKSEEPQIESADESLQSDDSSEKEIVFDKTPSDTGSSDDSSEKSVAFDQSPTDDSSDDEEERHINIGKSHLAPESFHFYFADRMKKLKEKRAAKEQQEMKAESVA